The genomic region AAGCAGATATTCAAGATCCATTCAAAGAACATTCCTCTTGGAGATGATGTAACAATCGATGACCTTGCATCCATGACTGAAGGATTTGTCGGAGCTGACATCGAAGCAGTATGCAGAGAAGCTGTAATGCTGGCATTGAGAGAAAACTTTGACTCTGATAAGGTCAGCATGAAATACTTCAAAGAAGCCCTTAACAAAGTCAGACCAACACTGTCTGAAAATCTTGTAGAATACTATGAGAAAATACAGGCACAGTTCAAGGGTGGCATCAAAAAGGAAGAAACAAGTTCTTATATAGGATACAGATAAATATATGAAAAATTTAGATGTAATTATTATATACAGGGGCGAATGAAAATGGCAAATGTCTTTGCAAAGAACCTTTCGAGCAAACAGGTAATGGCAACAGATGGAACAGAAATTGGCATATTATACAATATTGTAATGGATATCAAATCAGGAGACCTCATTGACCTCATAGTTAAACCGGACATGAGTCTTGACACTTCCAAATATAAGACAGACGAGCAGTACATACTGCTGCCTTTTGAGTCAGTCAGAGCCATAAAGGACTATATCGTTGTCGATAAGAATATAGCCCGCGGCTTAACTCCTGAACCTGTAGAAATATAATCACACCGGCTGCAGAGATTGCCTTGCAGCCCTTTCATTTTCTTTTTTAGCTTCAATTTCAACTTAGCTTAAGATTGATTAAATCAATCCGCTTGATATCAGATAATCTATTGCTTCCACAGTGCCATCACCATAGCTTGCTTCACTTACATAGTCTGCTATATCTTTCAGGAAATCATCAGCGTTACCTACAGCAACCGCAAAGCCTGCTTCCTGAAGCATTTCCAGATCATTGATAGAGTCACCTATGGCAACGAAATCCGTGGTTTCAAGACCCATCATCTCTGCCATTTTAAAAAGCCCTGTTCCCTTGTTTATTTTTTTACTCTTGATGTGTATGGCAAAATGAGTGTCTATAATCTCAACATTGGGGAAATGTGTTCCCAGGACTTCACGTGCTTTTTCCACATCAAAATTACTTCTTAGGACAATTTCAGTTCTCCTGTGAACCGAGTCCAGCTTCTCCATGTTAAATTCAGAAGAGAGGAATTCGTAGGCTTCCTCACACTCATGGATTACATCAGAAACTATTGGATCATTATCAAATCCATCGATAATAACACCACCATTCTCTGCTATTATATTGCAGCATACACCCACGAGTTTAGCTGTTGCTTTTGCATAACAGAGAACATTTCCTGTGGCAATCACAACAGGAATGTCAAGTGCACGCAATTTGGCAGCAGCAGTCAGACTGAGCTTACGATCCCTGTGAGTAATGGTTCCATCGATGTCAATTACAATGGCCTTGAATTTCATAAGCATTATGAAGGCAGTGATAAATAAAAGTGTTTTCAGTGGCGTGATTCCCTGATAATACCCAGGCATACTTTAAGGAACAAAAAAGGTCCTGTTACCATCAGGAAAAGATAGCTTATCGTAAGCAATGCAGTACTTACAGAAGGAAGAAGGCATGCAAAGTTGACACCTAAGAGCAATAATACTGAGAAATAAAAAACATCCTCTGCTGAATAAAATCCCTCAGACAATGGTTCTACAAAATCATAAGAAGGCTTCGATTTCACCAGTATTGTCGCAATCACAACATAAGACAGAATGATAAAAATATAGGGAGCGATGGTTACAGGAATTCTTTCCGGCAGTAAAATGAAGAATGTCACAACATAAAGAATCAGAAGATAAGCAGTTAAGATCCAAAAATGTTTCTTTTTCAGATGAAGGGAAGTTATATCACTGCTAACTGACACCTTCCATGCAAGAAATATCAAAATCAGAGTACCTATTACGGAAATATTTGCTGTAACAATATTGAATGAATTACCATTAGCAATGAAACTGCTGAGAACTACTATAGCTATTGCAACAAAAATCAAACTTCTACGGCTTTTTAGAAGAATTGTTGCATGTTTGGAAAACACTCTTCCGGTAAGTACCTGAAATACAAGAACCGGAACTAAAAATGACATAACAGGATGCCAGAAAAAGACGAGAATTGAATACTCGGCTATAGCAATTCCAAAGAATGTTCCAAGACCCGGACCTGCTGAATCCATGTAACCTGCCCAGAGAACTTTAGTTATCCATGCTTCATAAAGGGCAAATATTACACCAAATAAATATAGTTGCTGAATACTCGTTTTTTCATATTCCAATGCTATCCACAGGAAAAAAAGTACGTGGAACAGGTAAAGTGGAAATGTAAGAAATATACCCCATGGATCAAGGAACCACATGGTAGAAGCTCCTGAAAATACCTCCGCAAAAAA from Methanolobus tindarius DSM 2278 harbors:
- a CDS encoding phosphoglycolate phosphatase — translated: MKFKAIVIDIDGTITHRDRKLSLTAAAKLRALDIPVVIATGNVLCYAKATAKLVGVCCNIIAENGGVIIDGFDNDPIVSDVIHECEEAYEFLSSEFNMEKLDSVHRRTEIVLRSNFDVEKAREVLGTHFPNVEIIDTHFAIHIKSKKINKGTGLFKMAEMMGLETTDFVAIGDSINDLEMLQEAGFAVAVGNADDFLKDIADYVSEASYGDGTVEAIDYLISSGLI
- a CDS encoding PRC-barrel domain-containing protein is translated as MANVFAKNLSSKQVMATDGTEIGILYNIVMDIKSGDLIDLIVKPDMSLDTSKYKTDEQYILLPFESVRAIKDYIVVDKNIARGLTPEPVEI